One genomic region from Reichenbachiella ulvae encodes:
- a CDS encoding Gfo/Idh/MocA family protein, with protein MIKWGIIGVGDVCEKKSAPAMNLIEGSKIQAVMRRNAEKAADYAQRHGIDIWYDDADALIADPEVNAIYIATPPYAHREYTIKAAEAGKPVYVEKPMAKTYSECRDMVEACQKHGVPLFTAYYRRALPNYLKVKELVDSGAIGDVRMVEIRMAKPLVPDIVTLQEQHWRVNPEVAGGGYFHDLASHQLDFLDFLLGPVTKAKGYAQNQAGLYKAEDIVVGSFEFESGVMGTGSWCFSTGQQSDKDITTIIGSKGEISYATFGGSEVTLRTDENNEEIFTFEIPDHIQYPLIQQIVDELLGKGKCVSTGESGARTNKVMEWLTQG; from the coding sequence ATGATCAAGTGGGGAATAATAGGCGTGGGAGATGTTTGCGAAAAGAAAAGCGCTCCAGCGATGAACCTGATCGAAGGGAGTAAGATACAGGCGGTCATGCGAAGAAATGCCGAAAAAGCGGCCGATTATGCACAGAGACATGGCATTGATATCTGGTACGACGATGCAGATGCCTTGATTGCCGATCCTGAGGTTAATGCCATCTACATTGCCACACCTCCCTATGCGCATAGGGAGTACACGATCAAGGCGGCAGAGGCTGGAAAACCAGTATATGTAGAGAAACCAATGGCCAAGACTTATTCAGAATGTAGGGATATGGTAGAAGCATGTCAAAAACATGGTGTGCCCCTTTTTACAGCCTACTATCGACGTGCTCTACCTAACTACCTGAAGGTCAAAGAACTGGTAGATAGCGGTGCAATTGGCGATGTGAGGATGGTTGAGATTAGAATGGCAAAGCCACTGGTTCCGGATATTGTGACCCTCCAAGAGCAACACTGGCGTGTAAACCCTGAGGTGGCAGGAGGAGGATACTTCCACGATTTGGCCAGTCATCAGCTCGACTTTCTTGATTTTCTGTTGGGACCAGTGACTAAGGCCAAAGGTTATGCACAAAATCAAGCAGGACTATACAAGGCAGAGGATATCGTGGTAGGCAGTTTTGAATTTGAGTCTGGTGTAATGGGCACAGGTAGCTGGTGTTTTTCGACGGGCCAGCAAAGTGATAAAGACATTACAACCATTATTGGTTCCAAGGGGGAGATTTCATACGCCACCTTTGGAGGAAGTGAAGTGACCCTACGTACAGATGAAAATAATGAAGAGATATTCACATTTGAGATACCAGACCATATCCAATACCCGTTGATCCAGCAGATCGTCGATGAGCTTCTGGGCAAAGGAAAATGTGTAAGTACTGGAGAATCTGGAGCTCGAACTAATAAAGTGATGGAATGGCTCACGCAAGGGTAG
- a CDS encoding sulfatase produces the protein MSRTEPVESNQPNVLFIAVDDLNTWLGCMGGYSNTKTPNIDRLAAGGVLFTNAHCQAPLCGPSRASIMTGLRPSTTGIYGMTPDDKVRWDGNEQTKDITFLPEYFSQNGYHTMGIGKLFHIHSPGGVFDESGGRIKGFGPLPEKRIVWEGFSATRRKDYGRTSTDWGAFPAYDSLMPDHQSVDWVNERLGRIYDKPFFMALGFLRPHVPLYVPQKWFDLHPLDSIQVAPYRSDDLDDLPPIALKINDLPMMPSTEWAKENGEWKKIIQAYLACVSFVDYEIGRVLDALENSEYADNTVIVLWSDHGYRLGEKGTFAKHALWEAATKAPLIFSAPNLSKGKVVSSPAEMLSLYPTLLELCGLPAYDRNEGKSLVPVMQGAVDSEAFAISTFGYQNHTVKSKGFRYIRYEDGGEEFYNHATDPNEFDNLAGGNRFQTEMSQLKSHLPNVNAKWDEHSLYKFQPYFVEQKARVNGSSE, from the coding sequence GTGAGTAGAACCGAGCCTGTGGAATCGAACCAGCCAAACGTACTTTTCATCGCTGTAGATGATTTGAATACTTGGCTAGGTTGTATGGGGGGCTATTCCAATACCAAGACCCCCAACATTGACCGCTTGGCTGCAGGTGGAGTACTTTTTACAAATGCCCATTGTCAGGCACCGCTGTGTGGCCCCTCTCGTGCATCGATCATGACAGGGTTGAGGCCTTCTACGACCGGCATTTATGGCATGACACCAGATGATAAGGTCAGGTGGGATGGCAATGAGCAGACGAAGGATATTACCTTCTTGCCAGAGTATTTTAGTCAAAACGGCTACCATACCATGGGCATAGGCAAGCTCTTTCATATTCATTCGCCAGGCGGTGTTTTTGACGAGTCCGGTGGTCGGATAAAGGGATTTGGACCTCTACCAGAAAAGCGAATCGTATGGGAGGGATTCAGTGCCACACGTCGTAAAGACTACGGCCGTACCAGTACGGATTGGGGAGCATTTCCTGCCTATGATTCTCTGATGCCAGATCATCAATCGGTAGATTGGGTCAATGAGCGCTTGGGTCGTATATACGATAAACCATTTTTTATGGCCTTGGGTTTTTTACGACCTCATGTACCGCTCTATGTGCCTCAAAAATGGTTTGATCTGCATCCATTAGATAGTATACAGGTAGCGCCCTACAGGAGCGATGATTTGGATGATTTACCACCTATAGCATTAAAAATCAATGATTTGCCCATGATGCCATCTACCGAATGGGCCAAGGAAAACGGAGAATGGAAAAAGATTATTCAGGCATATTTGGCATGTGTGAGCTTTGTAGATTATGAGATTGGAAGGGTACTGGATGCATTAGAAAATAGTGAATATGCAGACAATACAGTGATTGTCCTTTGGTCGGATCATGGTTATCGATTGGGAGAGAAGGGCACGTTTGCAAAACACGCTTTGTGGGAAGCTGCCACAAAAGCACCCTTGATATTTTCTGCACCCAACCTTTCCAAGGGAAAGGTAGTGTCATCGCCAGCAGAGATGCTGTCATTGTATCCGACCTTGCTGGAGCTTTGTGGACTACCAGCATACGACCGAAATGAAGGAAAGAGCTTGGTGCCGGTTATGCAAGGGGCAGTAGATTCAGAAGCCTTTGCAATTTCCACTTTTGGGTATCAAAACCATACGGTAAAATCAAAAGGTTTTAGATACATAAGATATGAGGATGGTGGCGAGGAGTTTTACAACCATGCCACCGATCCGAATGAGTTTGACAATTTGGCTGGTGGGAATAGATTCCAAACAGAAATGAGCCAGCTAAAATCCCATTTGCCCAATGTGAATGCCAAGTGGGATGAACATTCATTATACAAATTTCAACCATACTTTGTGGAGCAGAAGGCACGAGTGAATGGTAGCAGTGAATAA
- a CDS encoding sulfatase-like hydrolase/transferase has translation MNVLKTKGLLLLLCGAIAYGCQSTEKQNEKVNAEEAVLPNIVFILSDDQAYNDYSFMGHEHIQTPNIDQMADQAMTFTRGYVPTSLCSPSLASIITGRYPRHHNILGNDRVFERNKGDRAADRKSRSEAYAPVIEEFKKQVTLPEMLKEKGYLSFQSGKWWHGSYEVGGFDYGMTHGDPKRGGRHGDYGLQIGRNGMDTLNTFIDYAVEQEKPFFVWYAPFLPHQPHTAPDSLVQKYMDKAPSELVAKYWAMCEWFDITIGQLNDKIEEKGLMDNTLFVYVCDNGWVQNEDKPTYEKFSKRSPFDYGMRTPIFYKWNGKITPKMDTITLSSSIDMVPTVLSLLEMDQPDNLPGISVLDQKAMAEREAIFGEIYAHDFTTIDSSLFYQIVYTNPYKLIVPNKVRKADEVVQLYNIYEDSEEKRNLAEAKPEVVADLMQKLEEHWKN, from the coding sequence ATGAATGTATTAAAAACAAAAGGGTTGCTTTTGTTGCTTTGCGGAGCAATAGCGTATGGATGTCAATCCACAGAAAAGCAAAATGAAAAGGTAAATGCTGAAGAAGCAGTACTCCCTAATATCGTTTTCATCTTGTCTGATGATCAGGCCTATAATGACTACAGTTTTATGGGGCATGAGCACATCCAGACACCAAATATAGATCAGATGGCGGATCAGGCGATGACCTTCACGAGAGGCTATGTCCCAACCTCTCTTTGTAGTCCTTCTTTGGCCTCTATCATCACCGGAAGGTATCCGAGACATCACAATATACTGGGTAATGATCGTGTCTTTGAGCGCAATAAAGGTGATCGGGCAGCCGATCGCAAAAGTAGAAGTGAGGCCTACGCACCGGTAATCGAGGAGTTCAAGAAACAAGTGACCTTGCCCGAGATGCTGAAGGAAAAAGGGTATCTATCCTTTCAGTCTGGCAAGTGGTGGCATGGTAGCTACGAAGTAGGCGGCTTTGACTATGGCATGACCCATGGCGACCCTAAAAGAGGAGGTAGACACGGAGATTACGGCTTGCAAATTGGACGAAATGGAATGGATACGCTCAATACATTCATAGACTATGCCGTGGAGCAAGAAAAGCCATTTTTTGTATGGTATGCGCCATTTTTGCCGCATCAGCCGCATACTGCACCAGACAGTTTGGTGCAGAAATATATGGATAAAGCACCGTCAGAATTAGTGGCTAAATATTGGGCTATGTGCGAGTGGTTTGATATCACCATCGGTCAGCTCAATGACAAAATAGAGGAGAAAGGCTTGATGGACAACACGCTGTTTGTCTATGTCTGTGACAATGGATGGGTGCAAAATGAGGATAAACCTACCTATGAGAAATTTTCAAAGAGGTCGCCATTCGACTATGGCATGAGAACGCCTATTTTCTACAAGTGGAATGGAAAGATTACACCTAAAATGGATACTATCACACTCTCTAGTTCTATTGATATGGTACCGACGGTATTGAGTCTCTTGGAGATGGATCAACCAGACAATTTACCAGGCATCAGTGTGTTGGATCAAAAGGCTATGGCGGAGCGAGAGGCTATTTTTGGTGAAATATATGCGCATGATTTTACAACTATAGATTCTAGCTTGTTTTATCAAATTGTCTATACCAACCCTTACAAATTGATAGTGCCGAATAAGGTCCGTAAAGCCGATGAGGTCGTTCAGCTGTACAATATTTATGAAGATTCGGAAGAAAAACGGAATTTGGCGGAAGCCAAACCAGAGGTTGTGGCTGACTTGATGCAGAAGCTTGAAGAACATTGGAAAAACTAG